In Brassica napus cultivar Da-Ae chromosome A3, Da-Ae, whole genome shotgun sequence, the sequence gtatgagtagttctcttgttagattttagggtttaattaggttaggagggattagccccaactatagaatgctgagttgtgataatcatctttagaatttttcattaatgcatgtgtctagataagctacctagaacttgccctaggattgattgataaaagccatagataattctcatcctgaaaacattctaattgaactttgtttcttgctatgagcaaggcgagagctgatctagtgagcttagtaagtactcattcaacctgcgcataaagcttgactagaacgcgtcgatcgatatcatacttgaataatcgatcgacgttgcaaaaggtgtatcgattgatacgcccattggaatatcgatcgacactttttATATATCATAGATATAGTTAATAGTCAACAGGTCAATGCTCGCAAAGGCCGAAAGATTTGTTGATCAATTAGTTGAGTTTttcattatcatgcatgcaactcattaagtattataacatatttttagtttaaactgCTATACCAGTTTAAACTCTCTTGGTTAACCTGCAATACTTATTGACGCTACATAGTTTCATGCTCAACTTATTGACGATCGCTCACACTGTTTTTAGTTTCATTGCATGCATGATAACACTGAATGCAATGCTGATATCCAGGGGGCGGTTCATATAGCCCCCTGGCAAATGCCTAAAGTGCAGTCGATGCAGTGGAAGCGCAATCGCCGCGCATTGGTATCTATGCTTGTTCCCTAATTGAATCACATAGTTTTACTCATTTTTACTAACCTATGAAATCAACATTAATATTTCACTTTTATAGGCTTAGTCAACCGTTGGAACTCTTGATTACATGGCTCCAGAAGTACTACTAAAGAAAGGATATGGAATGGAATGTGACTGGTGGTCTCTCGGAGCAATTCTCTATGAAATGTTAGTTGGGTATCCCACATTCTGTTCTGATGACCCCTGTATATCATGCCACAAGGTAGGTGTATATATACCAGGTTAGTCATGCATTTTTATTGTCTTTAGTAAACATATTTATGCTTACTTATAAAGATCTGTACTTACTTCCTCAGGTAATTAATTGGAGGGTTTGCTTGAAATTCCCTGAGGAACCGAAAATATCAGATGAAGCGAGGGACTTGATTTGTCGCTTGCTATGTGATGTTGACTCAAGGTTGGGAACCAGAGGTGCTGAGGAGATAAAGGTGAGACTTCTGACAAACGATATATAAATTATGCATTTTGTTTTCCTTGCTTTTCAGCCTTGGGATCATTGAAATTCGATTTTGTTCTTGTTTAAGACTCATCCGTGGTTCAATGGCACCCAATGGGACAAACTGTATGAAATGGAGGCAGCTTACAGACCAACTGTTGATGGAGAACTAGACACACAAAATTTTGAGAAGTTCCCTGAAGTAAGTTAGATTGAATCTTAAATGCTTGTTATGACATTTGCTGGCATGGATTAGTTGGTGAACCATAAACTTGTTTAAAGCTCCAAAAACAAACGTAAAGATACGTCTGGTGTCctcattaagttttttttttatatatataaatcttgtaGGTTGAAGGATCGGTATCTGAAACACCACAAGTTGGTCCTTGGAGAAAGGTGACGAACTCCACTTAATTCATGTTGTATAATCTATGTTACAAATTGATGATGGTTAAATAGTAACACCATAgcgtagaagaagaaaaaactgtCAATGAGTTTACATAGTAGCTTTTTGGTGCTAACTTGTTGATTGGTTGAGCAGAAGTTGACGTCCAAGGACGATATCTTCATTGGATTTACATTTAAGAAGTCGGACATCACAAGATCAATGGAAAATACAGGTGACTCTTCTTTATTCCTATATTGAGCATGTGATTCCTTATAACTTGGTCTTAAGCTGAGAGTTTCCTATTGAGAGAAGGTCGAATAGTTGATATACATCTAAGTTTAAGCCATGACATTGAAATGTAGGTACGGACATGAAACCAAATGGATCAGGAGATGCCCCATCGTTGATATCATTGTTAGGTATGTAACGGAATTGTCAAACCACCATAGTCTCCATATGTATCTATCTTCAGGTCGGATTAATATGGAAGAAACTGAAGGTGGTGTGTTAAACCAAAAGACATAGACAAATACAAAAAACAAGAAATGTTGATTCTTTTAATCTCTGTTtgcaagtttttttcttttaatcattttgGCAGAGGCAAATGGAGGTGACGGTAGTTTTCGAACCATATGGTTCATTAAACTACTATTtgcttttattttcatttccttttttcttgtaacatatttgttttcttattctATATGAGAAACTGTAAAGGATGGAAGACCCATTTTCTGGGGGACTGATAGAAGTTATCCAATTGAAAGCATAGAAATGAAGCTTTGCTTTTCTGCCAGTACTTGTCCAAATTTACTCGGTTTTAATCGTTTTCGTTTTATGGGTTCTTTAACTTGATGCAAGATCCGGTTTAGAGAAAACAGGGACATGGTGTCGTAAGCTGGATGTttgattttagtttcaaaaGTGGACTAAAAATTGAATAATCAGTAgtactattaattaatataataaccATGCTAGTAGTAATCAAATACTAGAATTAGTTGactacaaaaaagaaaaataattagtagTGAATATGACATGAAACTCAATCGGCCTTATTAATGTTTATATAGTtaacattcaattttttttgtaaaagttgaccaaaagaaaaaaccaaattttaaaagaacatTTTACCTTGAATAGTAAACACAAAACACACATTTTTCATGTGGGTCTGTCCAACGTACTTTTATGTACTAcacattattatatttttattttattttcttttgatctAAAATTACATACATAAAAGTGAAGTGATTAAAAACATCTTTCCAGTACCGCCCAATAAAACATGTGGTCAGCCTTAAACATTCAATACTTATGGCTCCGAATGATAACAATTGATTGAGCAGTGCGGGATGagcatattatatattgagtttGGTTAAAGTGTAGTTTTATTAACTGCAGAATATTAGCGGTTACAAAAAGTAAAACCTGGTACATAGTAAAATATGAACGGTAACAAAAACGAAATAATAGTAGAAtggtaaaaatattattagtggTGCGGAATacaaatcaatttaaatatattttaatataataaaataaaattcttctTATGACATAACATAGACAAAGCTAATATCAAGAATTGTAACATATGATGTTTATAAGTGGTGCATTTGTATTCCGCACCACTTATAAACATCATATGCTACAATTCTTGATATCAGCTCGTCATCTGTTGAATTATTCATGTGTTGAATTATCAGCTCGTCATTCAttatctcttctcttcttttttgcGCAGAATGTTGTGGGTGCGAATATACATCTTGTAATGCAAAATATCGTACCATTACATCTCAAAATTTTGGTGTCTATAGGTTGaacaattttgttattttacatccttataaaaaatatatttataattatgttaATTTTGTAATATGTGTCATAGtagttaataataattataatcttTATTAGTTATTATCGCCTCATAGTTAGCCCACCACTTAAAGGATGCGTAAATCATTGATGTGTCAAGATCAACCGAAATACCAGTAGATTTTGATCAGAAACTTTTACATCATGTATGCTTTTTTGAACGAATCAAGTTTATTCTTTAAGAACCTGTAAATTACATTCATGTTAAATGCAAGGTTGAATTTTTCAACCATATACTCTAATGCCAAAAGATGTAGGATCTTTCAGAGCATATCATTCATTGATATACAAAAAGAGTGATAATGGCTACGATGAAACTACataattttatcaatatttcaaattttgcagatgcaggtttTGCTGAAATAATGAGTTTTGCTGGAATAATGATAGAGACATGAATAATCAACACAGACTTGGAGAACGATTCAGATGACACAGAAACATCATATGCTACAAATGCAGTAGACGTAGAATATATGTCTCGAATAAGGTATAATATTGCAAATATGTtatggaaaaatatatttaaattgatttgtATTCAGCACCACTTATAATatcatatgaaaaatatatttatattgatttgTATTCCGCACCACTTATGACATCTACTGCATTTGTAGCATATGATGTTTATGTGTCATTTAAATCGTTTTCCAAGTCTGTGTTGATTATTCATGTCTCTATCATTATTGCAGCAAAACTCATTATTTCAGCAaaacctgcatctgcaaaatttgaaatattgataaaattatGTAGTCTCATCGTAGCCATTATCACTCTTTTTGTATATCAATGTCGTATCTTGGAAAATCAGAGAGAAtcttccacttcttcttccacaccCCAAAAGTCCTCTCAGGAACATAAAGAATCATGACATCAATCAAAGAGTTCTTCTTTATTTCTTGGAGGGAGACCGGAGTTAAATTGAGACATATGGTACCTTACAATTATATTACGTGATGACCAATAAGGAGCTAGAACCAGAAGCAGACCCACTTGAGAGGATGTGGGGTCAACTGACACCACAAAAATCCTATGCATTTCCGTTTGTAGGTCATCGTTTATTAAGTAATTGTAGCGCAGTGGTGGAAAAGTTCAGTATTTACCCCACAAATACCGGGTTCGATCCCTCCCAACGACCCTTTCtactactttttaaaaaattttacaaCTTATGACCCCATATAATTTCCCTGCTGGGTCAGCCATTGGCTAGAATCCTTGTTTATTGGGATAGCCATAATCAACGAGATAATACTTGTCAAATGGAGGCATATAAAACTCATAATTACTTTCTTTTGTCATGGTAACAGCTGTGTCGTGACATGATCCTGGCATTCCACATATAAGTGAATAACATATTGATGTCACATATCTCCATGATGTTCAGTGGTTCATTATCATGTCAATTCCAATACATTCCTTTTAACTCAAGCGTTACTTTGATACAAAGATGCATTTCATCCATCGCTCCAACACATCTTCTAAAATATGGATAATTTACTTTGTCAACTATAAGTTTTTCAGGAATTCGTTGTAGTTCTTGTGTCGTTGGATTTCTAATATAATCACATGCAAGGAGGTCAGTTGCTCTCAGAACTTCACTAAATTTTCTCATCACAGTCTCCTGATTCCGTCCAAAGATTAAACTGACATCTCTCTGAACTTCATTGTGTCCACATATCAGCAGAAATATAGTCACATTTTCTTCAATGCTTATGTTGGATGTCAGTTGTAGCCCGTAATTTGTTTGTAGAATGTTACACAATGTTGTGAAACAGGAAGTGACATTCTTAGTAATTGATGACAAACTGCATCATATTCATGTCGTCGTGGACAAACATTTCTCATTTCCAAACCTCTTCCAGTTCGTTGCGGTGctctttaaaaaatttgatcatAATAATTCAAACTTGGTTGAGTTACTAGCTTTTCAAACTGTTCGTTTTACAAATTCCACAACTCAACTCTCTCTTCGTAGCTTAGATTATGAACATCTTGTGATTGTAGTTGACATATACGAAACACCTGTCATTTTAAAAGCAAAagaataaaatcataaatagtattttaatttagttttacaaTAACACTAAAAAGATAAAACACATTTTATAGCAATAacgataaaaaaatttcataacaaACTAATCTTCATCTACTTCATCACTTTGATTTTCTTGGGTGTTTCCCTCTATGTTGAACAGACCTCCTGGTCTAGGTTGTAGTGAATTTTGTCCAGATTCAAAACGATTTGTTAAACCAATCCCGGGTGATTGTGGTTGTTGGTTATCAGGCGAAGCTTATTTTTTGCGCTATCTGAAACTTCATGATTATTGCCCAAGGAAAATTCATACTGAATATTAGTTGGATTCGTTCCCGCTGATTTGTCATTTCCAGGCTTTGGTCTTTGATGTCCCCATTGTTGATCACTTAGTTGTATGTCCCATTGTTGAATATTTGATTGTGTACCCCACTGCTAAGCGTTTGGTGGTGTGCCCCATTGTTAAGCATTCGAAGGTATTCCCCATTTTTGTGTAGTTAGCGGTGCCTCCTATTATTGTGCATTTGACGGTGTGCACCACTGTTGAGAAATCGGTGATGTGCCCCACTGTTGTGTATTTGGTGGTGTGCTCCACTATTGAGCATTTGGCGGTGTTTCCCACTGTTTAAAACCAGATAGTACACTCCAGTCTCGTGGATTTGGTGGTGTGTCTCACTGTTTTGCACTTAGCGATGTACTCCACTGTGCGCATTTGGTGGTGTTCCACACTGTTTAAAACCATTACTCCATAAACCAGGTTAACTTTGACCGCCATAATTGTTGCCAACAAAAGATGGATTCCCAAATGATACTCCTCCAAAATGTTGATTCTGATATGATTGGCCCAAACCCAGCTCTTTTGGAATATCTTCGTTGTTTCGTGAAACACTAATCATAGCTTCAAGAAATTTTAGCTTATCCTAGTTAAAGCTTGCAGCTATATCAATTAAATAGTTACGCCAAAAAATTAACTCTTTGAATGTATTAAGACATTTCTAATAAAATTTAGTATGTTTTGGAAACTGTAGACCAAGAAAAAtgtgttgtccaaaaaaaaaaaccaaggaATAACGTTTCTGCGTTTTTCCATTCATCATAATCATCTTCGTCAAAAGCACCAGGAAGAAGTTGTTGTAAGCTTtgtgatagaaccaaaataaggatcactctttcggaaaggttgatatgaactcagatccgagaggattgagaactgatggatcgaggggtgacactaagggttgcggaatagcccgaAGATACTACCAGAGATTCGAAGGTTGCCTGATGTGACACACCGGTCCAACACAACGAAGTGGTTCGCTTGGAGATGACCTcaccaagagaagtatgaatgttctaagcaaagaacaatgagagaagactcaaaAATAAGCAAAGGAAAATCAATGTAGATTTTATTAAGGGGATCATGacatacttataaggtttgtgagtcaaagaaacataaagacatttgtgggaaaagacaacatagaaaatagaaatgaatgaaaacaagacatagaaactagaaatgaagactttgactaaagactggTCAAGGTGCGGATTCTTGTGTTGACTGGTCCAGATTCACAAAGATGTCCAGGTTCATTCTGTGGTGATCAGGTCgtccgcggtaaggagcaggacgAACGTAAGGCTGCCCGCATGGTTGATCGTCGATGATCCATGAACGGATGAAGAGATAGCTCGACCCAAATCTTCAGagagcttaagtatccttcctttggagtagttggaagcatcgatcatcatgaaatcatcaaagtggttgGAAAGGTCGTGATCAGCCTGATCCGGGCGTGCGGTACGTCCCAAACGGGCCAGGAAAGATAGGCTAAGTCCGgaatctgattcttctcgatGATCATGGGTTCTGGCTTGACTGTTGGCTCTAGAATGGCGAATGGGTCGGGGAAGAACGCCTGTGGTTTGGTTGATTCGGTCATCAGgtcgtggatccatccttaggtcacgtccgggtgcacgctggtcgatccggtacacggctctgtCCGTTGATCTGGTACGGCTGAATGGCTGAACCTCAGTTGGACTGATCTGATCGTCCTGGTCACCATGCTGAGTCTGCTCCACGTCCTGGTCCAGGTCCTGGGttctatcattccctccctcttcaaaaggatttgaccacaaatccggatcatctgcgcaaaaaggagataaatcagaaacattaaaacttGAAGAGATATCATACGTACCCTGAAGATCAAGCTGGTAAGCATTGTCATGGAGTTTCCTAAGAATCTGGAATGGGCATGAGTTTGGACTTCCTTTGTTCCGGGAATCGTTCCTTCCTCATGTGGacccaaacaagatcacctTCCTGGAAGATcacttctttcctttttttgtctGCAAGTCGTTTGTAGCCCTCGGTCTTGGCTTCAATGTTGGCACGGACCTGTTCATGCAGCTTCTTGATCGTGTCCACCTTCCTCTTGCCATCTGTACTAACTCGttcactcaaaggcaaaggtaaaagatcaagtggagacaagggattaaatccataaacaacctcaaaaggagaaaacttagtagctgaatgcaaaggatggttataagcaaattcaACATGAGGCAAACATTCGTCCCAAGTCCTAAGATTCTTTTTAACCAAAGATCTAAGCAAAGCAGACAAGGTTCggttaactacttcagtttccccatcagtttgcggatgacaagttgtAGAGAACATCAATCtagtacctagcttagaccacaaggtcttccaaaaatagctaaggaacttagcatcacgatcagagacaatggtcttaggcattccatgcaatctaacaacttcCTTAAAGAATAAATCTGCAACTTGcacagcatcatcagttttgtgacaaggaatgaaatgagccattttcgagaacctatcaacaaccacaaagatagaatctcgTCCAGCTTTATACCTAGGCAATCCaagcacaaaatccatagaaatgtctacccaaggatgaGAGGGAATGGGTAGAGCTGAATACAAACCGTGGTGTGATGCTTTAGGTTTAGacttcttgcacaccacacaTCGGCTACAGATCCTCTCAACATCTTTCATCAGCCTTGGCCAGTAGAAATGGTCATGAACCGCCTTGTAAGTCTTCTTgacaccaaagtgtcccataagcccacctccatgagcttccctgagaaacaactccctcaaagaacattggggcacacacaaacggttatcaaagaataagaaaccagaattttgaaagtatttgccATAAGCAACCCTTGAGCATTTTCGAAAAATCTCTTTAAAATCCTGATCAGAAGCATAAAGATCCTTGATAAATTCAAAGCCAAGCAATTTAGTTTCAAGGGCTGagagaagagtataccttcgagacaatgcatcggccacaacattctccttaccttgtttgtacttgatcacataagggaatgtctcaatgaactccatccaacgggcatgcctcttgttgagcttctgctgaaccttaaggtgtcttagagactgatgatcagtgtggatgatgaactccttaggccaaagatagtgctgccacgtttgaagggccctcaccaaggcatagagttcttggtcgtatgtggggtagttgagcatggctcctccaagcttctcgctgaaataagccactggttttccatcctgcatcaacacagcaccaataccaacaccagaagcatcacattcgatttcaaaagctttagaaaaatctggaagtacaagtaaaggggcgtgagtcaacttccctttaaggatttcgaatgcttcttccggagctggtccccatttgaaccccacgttcttcttgattacttcagtaagaggagcggccaaggtactgaagttttgaacaaatcgcctatagaagccggcaaggccatggaagcttcttacTTCACCAATGGTGGTCGGAATCGGCCAGTCCCGGATTGCTTGGACCTTCTGCTCGTCCACTCTCAAGCCATctgcacctacaacaaaacct encodes:
- the LOC106377672 gene encoding serine/threonine-protein kinase CBK1-like — encoded protein: MLTYKDLYLLPQVINWRVCLKFPEEPKISDEARDLICRLLCDVDSRLGTRGAEEIKTHPWFNGTQWDKLYEMEAAYRPTVDGELDTQNFEKFPEVEGSVSETPQVGPWRKKLTSKDDIFIGFTFKKSDITRSMENTGTDMKPNGSGDAPSLISLLGM